A single window of Debaryomyces hansenii CBS767 chromosome F complete sequence DNA harbors:
- a CDS encoding DEHA2F11066p (similar to uniprot|Q12024 Saccharomyces cerevisiae YOR272W YTM1 microtubule-associated protein): MADDKSQIKINFFTNEEDESLHTSDAPLYVPVSLKRYGLSEIVNHLLKKDGETDETKPVPFDFLIDGVLLRTSLEDYLVKNGLSSEASLNLEYTRAVLPPSFLASFNNDDWISSLDTINPLSASVKASNMSISQPKILSGSYDGIVRTYNMSGKVEKQYVGHSGPIRSVKWISPTRIVSSGNDRQVRLWKTSIDSNIEDDEEIEDGRTLAILEGHKAPVVSLAVEYQNNRILSAGYDKAIGFWSTNYREMTTIQPLEYDSNVISTSSKKRRKMALQDSTIRRRSPLSFLEGHSQPVEDVIFDFNDATVGYSVSQDHTIKTWDLVTSRCVDTRTTGYSLLSLLQLPSLNLLVCGSSARHINLFDPRVSSTTTEQTNNQKLIGHTNFVVGLSKCPTNDNMFASCSHDGTVKVWDVRSEKSLYTITREQNNAAKGQDKVFSVIWDNDIGIISGGQDKKIQINKGSDITK; this comes from the coding sequence ATGGCGGATGACAAGTCACAAATCAAGATTAACTTCTTCactaatgaagaagatgaatctTTACACACATCAGACGCTCCATTGTACGTGCCAGTGTCATTGAAAAGATATGGGTTATCGGAGATCGTCAAccatttattgaagaaagatgGAGAAACTGACGAAACCAAGCCCGTACCATTTGATTTCCTCATTGACGGTGTTTTGTTGAGAACATCTTTAGAAGACTACTTGGTAAAAAATGGGTTATCGAGCGAAGCATCCttgaatttggaatataCCAGAGCCGTATTACCACCGTCATTTTTAGCATCTTTCAACAACGATGATTGGATTTCGTCTTTAGATACCATAAATCCGTTGTCAGCACTGGTGAAAGCGTCAAACATGAGTATTTCACAACCAAAGATTTTATCTGGTTCATACGATGGTATTGTCAGAACTTACAACATGTCGGGCAAAGTTGAAAAGCAGTACGTGGGTCATTCAGGTCCAATCCGTTCTGTTAAATGGATTTCCCCAACGAGAATTGTTTCATCGGGTAACGATAGACAAGTGAGATTATGGAAAACTTCGATTGATAGCAATATagaggatgatgaagaaattgaagatggTAGAACATTAGCCATATTAGAGGGACATAAAGCACCTGTTGTTTCTTTAGCAGTCGAATACCAAAACAATCGTATTTTATCAGCGGGTTATGATAAAGCCATTGGATTTTGGTCCACTAATTATAGGGAGATGACTACCATCCAACCTTTAGAGTACGATTCGAATGTTATATCAACATCCTcgaaaaagagaagaaagatggCATTACAAGATTCAACCATAAGACGTCGTTCACCTCTTTCGTTCTTAGAAGGTCATTCTCAACCAGTTGAAGATGTTATATTCGATTTCAATGATGCAACTGTAGGTTATTCCGTATCCCAAGATCATACTATTAAAACATGGGATTTAGTAACCTCTCGTTGCGTGGACACAAGAACTACCggatattcattattatctttattaCAGTTGCCATCCTTGAACTTATTAGTTTGTGGTTCATCAGCTCGTCATATCAATTTGTTTGACCCAAGAGTTAGTTCAACAACTACTGAGCAAACTAACAATCAGAAATTAATAGGTCACACTAATTTCGTTGTTGGATTATCCAAATGTCCaactaatgataatatgtTTGCCTCTTGTTCTCACGATGGTACTGTCAAGGTTTGGGATGTTAGAAGtgaaaaatcattatatacTATAACCAGAGAACAAAACAATGCAGCCAAAGGTCAAGATAAAGTATTCTCTGTCATTTGGGATAATGATATCGGCATTATTAGCGGTGGTCAAGACAAAaagattcaaattaataaagGATCTGATATTACCAAATAA